One stretch of Cedecea neteri DNA includes these proteins:
- a CDS encoding DUF3277 family protein, translating to MATYSFLDVTASLTGPTGVIDLGQGSANSEEGITMTMAGNKNTMTVGADGEVMHSLHADKSGTITVTLLKTSPVNKKLSLAYNAQSQSSATWGNNVIVIRNTASGDISTARSCAFQKQPDHNNAKEGGTVAWVFDCGKIDQLLGEF from the coding sequence ATGGCAACATATTCTTTTCTTGATGTAACCGCATCGCTCACTGGCCCGACGGGCGTTATTGATCTTGGCCAGGGCTCCGCGAACTCCGAAGAGGGGATCACGATGACGATGGCCGGGAACAAAAACACCATGACTGTTGGCGCTGACGGTGAAGTGATGCACAGCCTGCACGCTGACAAATCCGGCACCATCACCGTTACGCTACTGAAAACCTCCCCGGTGAACAAAAAGCTGTCGCTGGCGTACAACGCGCAAAGCCAGTCCTCTGCCACCTGGGGCAATAACGTGATTGTCATCCGTAACACCGCCAGCGGCGATATCTCCACGGCCCGCTCCTGTGCGTTCCAGAAACAGCCGGACCACAACAACGCCAAAGAGGGCGGCACGGTGGCCTGGGTATTCGACTGCGGAAAGATTGACCAACTGCTTGGGGAGTTTTAA
- a CDS encoding phage tail assembly chaperone, whose protein sequence is MEFEIKGVTYRTAKMGVFEQLKVSRKLLPVLAGMVSEFRSVQEKIQSKDTEGAMSSILPRIADAVSNMSDEDVNAILFPCLSVVSRQHGKNWVPVCQHSEMAFDDIDLFTMLQLVARVVADSLGNFLQELPTSETDTQPAA, encoded by the coding sequence ATGGAATTCGAAATTAAAGGTGTGACATACCGCACCGCCAAAATGGGCGTTTTTGAACAGTTGAAAGTTTCGCGCAAGCTGTTGCCGGTGCTGGCCGGGATGGTGTCGGAATTTCGCAGTGTGCAGGAAAAAATTCAGAGCAAGGATACCGAGGGCGCTATGTCGTCCATCCTGCCGCGTATCGCTGACGCTGTGTCGAACATGAGTGATGAGGACGTGAACGCGATCCTTTTCCCGTGCCTCTCCGTGGTATCTCGCCAGCACGGTAAAAACTGGGTGCCGGTCTGCCAGCACAGCGAGATGGCATTTGATGATATCGACCTGTTCACCATGCTGCAGCTGGTGGCGCGGGTGGTCGCCGATTCTCTGGGAAATTTTTTGCAAGAACTCCCTACGTCAGAGACGGACACCCAGCCAGCAGCTTAA
- a CDS encoding DUF6889 family protein: MDLARIALLNDYLDVREDNDARIDKWRAENER; the protein is encoded by the coding sequence GTGGACCTCGCCCGCATAGCGCTGCTGAACGACTACCTCGACGTTCGGGAGGATAACGACGCCCGCATAGACAAATGGAGAGCCGAGAATGAGCGGTAG
- a CDS encoding lytic transglycosylase domain-containing protein, with the protein MSGSADTIKDFLVSLGFDIDNAGANKFEAVVKGVTANVLKLGATVEGAAASVLLFTTKIADGLDKLYWASQRTGATVAGIKALGYAASQTGGSAQAALSSLEGLASFMRNNPGAEGFLNRLGVQTRDASGKMRDTAAIFTGVGQKLNSMPYYRARQYAQMLGIDENTLQSMRRGLAGFTSDYQSMMQKTGFNADKAAQQSNKFMTSMRGLTGLLGILRDKIGSNLAGGLAGSLDSLRKRILDNFPKIEETLTRLIKGILWFADAFARMGYRLIQGAGAVIDWWKRLDDGSKSLLKVFGALLVAWRLLNSSFLMSPIGFITALIVGLALLWDDYQTWKEGGKSLIDWSKWQPDIELAKKAIVWIRDKLLELKDAVGGWQNVLAIAATFIAGAWLTKILGAFSKIAKIPGPPWLMALMAYGGYVASDHENITAAAESSWDYTKRNVGDALRWMGINTDLGRKNTMMGIPDAAYDIPGNFPDQQAQSVKRPQASAAGKRLLGWMGPLFSKLETLYQLPAGLLNSVATAESGGNQFAMSGAGAKGLFQFMDGTAKDMGLRGNDVFDPEKSAQAAAKYLSQLLRQNGGNLDKALASYNWGIGNVQRYGMGLMPAETRNYIPKVRSNMPGGGPQVQQETIINIHGVNDPREAARLTAEKQISVNAQTVQQLMVPR; encoded by the coding sequence ATGAGCGGTAGCGCAGATACCATCAAAGATTTCCTGGTCTCGCTGGGATTCGATATCGATAACGCCGGGGCGAACAAGTTTGAGGCTGTGGTTAAGGGCGTCACAGCTAATGTGCTCAAACTGGGGGCGACGGTGGAGGGGGCGGCAGCTTCTGTGCTGCTGTTCACGACAAAGATTGCCGACGGGCTGGATAAGCTCTACTGGGCATCACAGCGCACCGGGGCAACGGTGGCAGGCATCAAAGCCCTGGGCTATGCGGCATCACAAACCGGCGGCAGTGCGCAGGCGGCGCTATCTTCCCTCGAGGGGCTGGCCAGCTTTATGCGTAACAATCCGGGGGCCGAAGGTTTCCTGAACCGGCTTGGCGTGCAGACCCGAGACGCCAGCGGGAAAATGCGCGACACCGCCGCCATTTTTACGGGCGTAGGGCAGAAGCTCAACAGCATGCCTTACTACCGGGCGCGGCAGTATGCCCAGATGCTGGGCATTGATGAAAACACCCTGCAGTCAATGCGCCGGGGGCTGGCCGGGTTCACATCCGATTATCAGTCGATGATGCAGAAAACCGGCTTTAACGCCGACAAGGCCGCGCAGCAGTCCAATAAGTTCATGACCTCAATGAGAGGGCTCACCGGGCTGCTGGGTATCCTGCGCGATAAAATTGGCTCTAACCTTGCCGGCGGCCTGGCCGGTTCGCTGGACAGCCTGCGTAAGCGTATTCTCGACAATTTCCCGAAAATTGAAGAAACGCTAACCCGGCTGATTAAAGGCATTCTCTGGTTTGCTGATGCGTTCGCCCGGATGGGGTACCGGCTTATTCAGGGGGCGGGCGCTGTTATTGACTGGTGGAAGCGTCTGGACGATGGCAGCAAAAGCCTGCTGAAAGTATTCGGCGCGTTGCTGGTGGCCTGGCGGCTGCTGAACAGCTCATTCCTTATGTCGCCCATTGGCTTTATCACTGCGCTTATTGTTGGCCTGGCGCTGCTGTGGGATGACTACCAGACATGGAAAGAGGGCGGTAAAAGCCTGATCGACTGGTCGAAATGGCAGCCTGATATTGAGCTGGCGAAAAAAGCCATCGTCTGGATCCGTGACAAACTCCTTGAGCTGAAAGATGCTGTGGGCGGCTGGCAAAATGTCCTGGCGATTGCTGCGACGTTCATCGCAGGTGCCTGGCTGACAAAAATCCTCGGAGCATTCTCTAAAATCGCCAAAATTCCTGGGCCGCCGTGGTTAATGGCGTTAATGGCTTACGGTGGGTATGTCGCCAGCGACCACGAAAATATTACCGCCGCGGCGGAATCCTCCTGGGATTACACAAAGCGGAACGTAGGTGATGCACTCCGCTGGATGGGAATTAACACCGATCTGGGCCGTAAAAATACGATGATGGGTATTCCGGATGCCGCTTACGACATTCCCGGTAATTTCCCTGATCAGCAGGCGCAATCTGTTAAACGTCCCCAGGCGTCTGCAGCAGGCAAACGGCTGCTGGGCTGGATGGGACCGCTGTTTAGCAAGCTGGAGACGCTCTATCAACTTCCTGCAGGGCTGCTGAATAGCGTTGCTACCGCAGAGTCGGGCGGCAATCAGTTCGCCATGTCCGGCGCGGGGGCGAAAGGGCTGTTTCAGTTCATGGACGGTACCGCTAAAGATATGGGGCTGCGCGGCAATGACGTTTTCGATCCCGAGAAGTCAGCGCAGGCGGCCGCAAAATATCTTAGCCAGTTGCTGCGGCAGAACGGCGGCAATCTGGATAAAGCGCTGGCGTCGTATAACTGGGGGATCGGGAACGTGCAGCGTTACGGTATGGGCCTGATGCCTGCCGAAACACGGAATTATATTCCGAAGGTTCGCAGCAACATGCCCGGCGGTGGCCCGCAAGTTCAGCAGGAAACGATCATCAACATTCACGGCGTTAACGACCCGCGAGAAGCCGCACGACTTACTGCTGAAAAGCAGATCAGCGTTAACGCTCAAACCGTTCAACAACTCATGGTGCCGCGCTAA
- a CDS encoding phage baseplate protein, whose product MDILSAIFRQQTRKIDILVPSVVVSEKHSDTLEITEHPVEKPTSGSNAGYIADHAFKRPSEVTMECGFAGGGALLDFASNLTATSILGKSPKETYQQLLDLQSSRVPFDVVTGKRTYNNMLVRAIEVTTDKTTENVLSCTLTLREVIMSETFSVKVADKSDMAQGASTSAVQNTGTKSTTPPNESILSQAGSFFASLGR is encoded by the coding sequence ATGGATATTTTATCAGCCATTTTTCGCCAGCAGACGCGGAAAATTGACATCCTCGTGCCGAGTGTCGTCGTTTCAGAAAAGCACTCGGATACGCTGGAAATCACGGAGCACCCGGTTGAGAAGCCGACAAGTGGCAGCAATGCAGGTTACATCGCCGATCATGCATTTAAGCGCCCGAGCGAGGTCACGATGGAATGTGGCTTTGCCGGAGGTGGCGCATTGCTGGATTTTGCCAGCAACCTGACAGCCACGAGCATCCTTGGCAAGAGCCCAAAAGAGACGTATCAACAGCTGCTGGACCTGCAAAGCTCAAGGGTACCGTTCGACGTTGTGACCGGGAAACGGACGTACAACAACATGCTGGTACGTGCAATTGAAGTCACGACCGACAAAACCACTGAGAACGTGCTCAGCTGCACGCTCACGCTGCGCGAAGTCATCATGTCCGAAACCTTTAGTGTGAAGGTGGCCGATAAGTCAGATATGGCGCAGGGGGCCAGCACATCAGCCGTGCAGAACACCGGCACGAAGTCTACCACGCCCCCGAATGAGTCCATTCTCAGCCAGGCGGGCAGTTTCTTTGCCAGCCTGGGGAGATAG
- a CDS encoding phage baseplate plug family protein codes for MQINEIPLAPDNQLFRIQLGGTTYTLRIIWRDAAGWIMDVQDSGGAPLLSGVPLVTGLNLLEQYPQLGINGALAVITDNGAPVEPTKTNLGTYSHLIFVQG; via the coding sequence ATGCAAATCAATGAAATTCCGTTAGCACCGGATAACCAGCTATTCCGTATTCAGCTTGGCGGTACCACCTACACGCTGCGCATTATCTGGCGCGATGCCGCCGGCTGGATTATGGATGTGCAAGACAGCGGCGGCGCTCCGCTTCTTTCCGGCGTGCCATTGGTCACCGGCCTTAATCTGCTCGAGCAATACCCGCAACTGGGCATTAACGGGGCACTCGCGGTTATCACGGATAACGGCGCGCCAGTGGAACCCACAAAAACCAACCTCGGCACATACAGCCATCTCATTTTTGTTCAGGGCTAA
- a CDS encoding Gp138 family membrane-puncturing spike protein — translation MPVSTQSQIGGEQQTAQAIADSVSSQIRVAMPGIIQSFDPDAVTCTVQVALRGVAGDESVELKPLVDVPVIFPRGGGCTLTFPVKAGDECLLIFADRCIDFWWQAGGVQETVDPRQHDFSDAFAIVGPQSQAQKISGISMAAAQLRTDDGAAFVEVAAGHDVTVQTPGKLTAIAEGGTVITSPTIVLNGAVTINGTLSQGMGEGGGGATMLGPIIVTNDVTAGGVSLKNHTHKGVEPGSGNSGGPN, via the coding sequence ATGCCAGTTTCTACTCAATCCCAAATAGGCGGTGAACAGCAGACCGCCCAGGCAATTGCCGATTCCGTTTCTTCTCAAATCCGTGTAGCGATGCCCGGCATCATCCAGTCATTTGATCCGGATGCCGTGACCTGCACTGTTCAGGTGGCACTTCGCGGCGTGGCAGGTGATGAGTCTGTCGAACTGAAACCGCTGGTGGATGTACCAGTGATTTTCCCGCGTGGTGGTGGCTGCACGCTGACATTCCCAGTTAAAGCAGGTGACGAATGCCTGCTTATTTTTGCCGACCGCTGCATTGATTTTTGGTGGCAGGCCGGCGGCGTTCAGGAAACGGTAGATCCTCGGCAACACGATTTCAGCGATGCTTTCGCCATTGTCGGCCCGCAGTCACAGGCGCAGAAAATTTCCGGTATCAGCATGGCCGCCGCGCAGCTGCGCACCGACGACGGCGCCGCGTTCGTAGAAGTGGCCGCCGGGCATGACGTTACTGTGCAAACGCCTGGCAAACTAACCGCTATCGCAGAGGGAGGTACCGTCATTACATCGCCCACTATCGTGCTAAACGGCGCGGTGACCATTAACGGCACGCTCAGCCAGGGCATGGGCGAGGGCGGAGGTGGAGCAACGATGCTGGGGCCGATTATTGTTACCAACGATGTGACCGCAGGCGGCGTTAGTCTCAAAAATCACACGCATAAAGGCGTTGAGCCTGGCAGTGGCAACAGCGGAGGGCCGAACTGA
- a CDS encoding baseplate J/gp47 family protein — MALNLDTLGLSATVTAQGITAPDYQLVLSTITGYFRQIYGADAYLEPDSKDGQMVALVALAIHDANNTAIQIYNSFSPATGQAAALSSNVKINGITRKIATNSTVDLLLGGTAGTAINNGSVRDQNGVIWNLPAAVTIGVAGTVLVTATCATSGAIAALASTITSINTPTRGWTSATNPTAATVGQSGETDAELRIRQAQSVALPALTPFEAVDGAIANIAGVSRHKLYENDRGVPDSNGLPAHSISAIVDGGDVNQIAQVIRGKKGQGVATYGTTSIVVPDTYGNPHTISFSRPQNVPVFVDITLRVFTGYTSQIGEQIKQAVAEYINSLKIGDSVLLSRVYSPANLGVVSGGNARYYDITELLIGTSAGSVSAANVNIAYDGAAACSTDNVKITVSS, encoded by the coding sequence ATGGCATTGAACCTCGACACGCTGGGGTTATCGGCAACGGTAACCGCCCAGGGCATAACCGCGCCTGATTATCAGCTGGTGTTGAGCACCATCACTGGCTATTTCCGGCAGATTTATGGGGCTGATGCTTATCTGGAACCAGACAGCAAAGACGGCCAGATGGTGGCGCTGGTGGCGCTGGCCATCCACGACGCGAACAACACGGCCATTCAGATTTATAACTCCTTTTCCCCGGCAACAGGCCAGGCGGCCGCGCTGAGCAGCAACGTTAAAATCAACGGTATCACGCGAAAGATTGCGACCAATTCAACGGTTGATCTGCTGCTGGGCGGCACGGCTGGAACAGCCATCAATAATGGCTCGGTAAGGGACCAGAACGGCGTGATCTGGAATCTGCCCGCAGCGGTGACGATCGGCGTCGCCGGTACGGTGCTGGTCACTGCCACATGTGCAACGAGCGGTGCTATTGCAGCGTTGGCCAGCACGATAACCTCTATCAACACGCCTACACGAGGATGGACGTCAGCGACAAACCCGACGGCGGCCACGGTGGGGCAATCGGGGGAAACTGACGCCGAGCTACGAATCAGGCAGGCGCAGAGCGTCGCGCTCCCCGCGCTGACGCCGTTTGAAGCAGTAGACGGTGCCATTGCCAATATTGCAGGCGTGAGCCGTCACAAGCTCTATGAGAATGACCGGGGAGTACCAGACAGCAACGGGCTGCCGGCACATTCCATTTCAGCGATTGTGGACGGCGGCGATGTGAACCAGATAGCCCAGGTTATCCGGGGCAAAAAGGGGCAGGGCGTGGCAACGTACGGCACAACGTCCATTGTGGTACCGGACACCTACGGCAACCCGCATACCATTTCATTCTCCCGCCCGCAGAACGTCCCTGTGTTTGTTGATATCACACTCCGGGTGTTCACCGGCTACACGTCGCAGATCGGTGAGCAAATCAAACAGGCAGTAGCGGAGTACATCAACAGCCTGAAAATCGGTGATAGCGTGCTGCTGAGCCGCGTTTACTCCCCGGCCAACCTGGGTGTGGTAAGCGGTGGCAACGCCCGTTATTACGACATCACAGAGCTGCTGATTGGTACATCTGCCGGATCAGTGTCTGCGGCCAACGTCAATATTGCTTATGACGGGGCAGCGGCCTGCAGCACGGATAACGTAAAAATCACGGTGAGCTCATGA
- a CDS encoding DUF2612 domain-containing protein — translation MSKYTELITNYHATKPLFLTHVDLSTRPLIDVSNTLGGLITAFDIDHAVGVQLDTLGLWIGRSSIVSQPISGVYFSWDTDGLGYDQGVWQGPYDPDSGYTTLSDDTYRIILKAKIAINNWNGQNDTLPAILDAATAGSGLKMQIVDNQDMTISVWVFPETDIANVSRELIAAIKQGYLTVKAAGVWAGDIQTPSVETPSEGNKFFGFDLNNEYIAGFDDGAWEMKL, via the coding sequence ATGAGCAAGTACACCGAGCTAATCACGAACTACCACGCGACTAAACCGCTTTTCCTGACTCACGTCGATCTCAGTACCCGCCCGCTGATAGATGTTTCAAACACGCTGGGTGGCCTGATTACAGCTTTTGATATTGATCATGCCGTCGGCGTGCAGCTCGATACCCTGGGGCTGTGGATCGGGCGTAGTAGCATTGTTAGCCAGCCCATTTCTGGCGTCTATTTTTCGTGGGATACCGACGGGCTGGGTTATGACCAGGGCGTGTGGCAAGGGCCTTACGATCCGGACTCCGGTTACACCACGCTAAGCGATGACACCTACCGCATCATTCTCAAAGCAAAAATCGCTATCAACAACTGGAACGGGCAGAACGACACGCTGCCCGCCATCCTCGATGCTGCGACGGCAGGATCCGGACTCAAAATGCAGATCGTCGATAACCAGGACATGACCATTTCGGTTTGGGTATTTCCCGAGACGGATATAGCGAATGTTTCACGCGAACTTATTGCGGCGATAAAGCAGGGCTATCTGACCGTGAAAGCGGCTGGTGTGTGGGCCGGTGATATTCAAACGCCATCGGTGGAAACCCCATCTGAGGGCAATAAATTTTTTGGTTTCGACTTAAACAACGAATACATCGCCGGTTTTGACGACGGTGCATGGGAGATGAAACTTTAA